The stretch of DNA AGAGCCAAAGAAGCCTAAGCGCTCTGGAGAAATGTGTGCCTTCAACAAAGAGCTGGCTCACCTAGTAGCGATGTGCGACACCAACATGCCTTTCATTGGCCTCAGAACAGAGGTAAGTCTCAGACAGTGTGAAAACTTGAAAACATAAAGAATGGTGATCCAAGTCATGTGTTTTGTGCCTAATACCATCTGTCTCTATATTTGAGTAGCTGTCCAACATGGAGATCCCAAACCAGGGTGTCCAGGTGGAGGGAGATGGCAGCAGTCATGCAATACGTCTACTAAAGTAAGTAtacacaagcatgcacacacatgcatacatttaCTGTATACACACTTGATGAAAGccaaatgtgtaatgtgtactAGTATATTAGTAAATAGTATGATCATTGTATCGTTGTAACCATACAGTGTGATTATTTTGTCCTGCAGGATCCCTCCCTGTAAAGGTGTAGGAGAGGAGACTAGGAGAGCTTTAGAGAGATCCCTACTTGACTGCACCTTCCGACTGCAGGGCAGGAATAACAGGACCTGGGTGACTGAACTAGTGCTGGCCAACTGCCCTCTCAACAGCACACACAGCAAAGAGCAaggtacacagacacacagatgcagaaTATTCCAAGTACATCATTAAAGGTTTCTATGTATTTatcacatttattcatttatttgtttacctCGATATATTCAGAAAATTTCATTGAGATAAAAAATCTCATCCTATCAAAACCTGCAAGTTCACGATCTAAAAACAGTAAACTATCAAATTAATATTACCAGCGCATGCCCTATGATCTTGTTAGTGTAGCAAATTAAGcattaaacacattttgctaAAAACATCGTCATTGTGTTTCAAAGAATGTCTTGCATTACACATTTTGTGCTTTGATCAAAATATGGCCAGCATGTGAATATGGAAATGTCAGCATCTGCTTCATTGCTCAGTGTTTGAATAAACCCATCTGTCCACTCTGTCAGCCTCTACGCGGCACGTGTATTTGACCTATGAAAACCCTCTGTCGGAGCCAGTGGGTGGGCGGAAGGTTGTGGAGATGTTTCTTAATGACTGGAGTGCGATCAGTCAACTCTACCAGTGTGTCCTCAATTTCTCTCGTGCACTGCCAGGTACATGCATTGTCGTTCGTGTAAACGTGTGATTTTGGATGAAAATCAGTTCGTCGCTTTCCTGGCCTGTGTTCACTTTTgtactgaacaaaaaaaaaaacctgtaaaacCCAGAGACATTATCTCTAATAATTCAAGCATGTGTGTATAAAATAAAGTCAAGTAACAATGAGTGAAAGTTTACACTCATTAGTGTGACTCAGTGGTGAATTACTGCATTGCAAAAAACCATTCCTATCTAATCCAGCTGCGCATTGTAAATGTTTCCCCCCTTCAGAGATGCCATCCTCCCTGAGTCTGTTCTCAGAGGTTCGGCTGTATAACTACCGTAAGCTGGTGCTGTGCTACGGCACCACCAAGGGCAGCTCTGTCACCATTCAGTGGAACTCCAGCAGCCACCGTTTCCACCTAGCCCTGGGCACTGTGGGGCCCAATTCTGGCTGCTCCAACTGCCACAATATCATCCTCCATCAGCTACAGGAGATGTTCAACAAGTGTCCAAATGTGATGCAGCTGCTACAGGTAAACAAAGTTATGGCAATGTTTTGAAAATGCAGCCCAGATGTGCATGTACACTTGCTAGATCAGGATCAACTCATAATTTCAAGTGACTTTTAAggttaaatgtgtttacttaaccTTCATGTGTCAAAATTCTTGGTAAATGGGGCTTAATGTCAGTGGGCAATTCAATTATACTGCATGCTTTCCCTTCAATTTTCGAGTTCCGGAGTAATGTTTCTATTTATCATCTTCCTCAGGTGCTCTCTGACACACAGGCCCCTCTGAATGCAATCAACAAGCTACCTACAGTGCCCATGCTGGGCCTGACCCAGCGCACCAACACTGCCTACCAGTGCTTCTCCATCTTACCCCAGTCAGCCACACACATCCGCTTGGCGTTCCGAAACATGTACTGCATCGACATCTACTGCCGCAGCCGTGGTGTGGTAGCCATCAGAGATGGAGCCTACAGTCTTTTTGACAATACTAAGATTGTAGAGGGGTTCTACCCTGCTCCTGGACTGAAGGTATACCAGACTTAGTCAATTATCAGACACTGTCTAGAGTAAAAACAGATTCTTTTTGAAGTGAGGTTTCACTTGTCTGGAGTCTTGCCAGGAAGTCTCTGCGCCCAACAGGAAGTCTCCTGCATTTAATCTCCCAAGAATTGTTGTAATTGATTTATGGAATCagtcattttcaagcaaaaatgtcaaacatttgctggccTCTTAAATGACAGCTTTAATTTGATATTTATGAAAGGCAATGAAAAATGTGATGAGTGTTCCTCAAAAGAAGCAATAAGAAGACATCACTCTATAAATCTCAATTAAATATCAGTTCAAAAGTTATCGACAGATTAACTGTTCATAAGATAATTCCCAAGTTGTTCTCAGCCCTACTTTGGCCCACCTTGACTAGCTGTTTCCAGTCGTCACTCAAGTGTGAAaacctgaacaaacaaacacacacaaaactaaatTTAATACGGATAATAATTTTACTAACAATGACTTAAGTTTTTTTTGGTCCATCTTTTAACGACTAAGTTCCTAATTCTTTCCCTCTTATCTTTTCCTTGTGTAGACATTCCTGAACATGTTTGTAGACAGTAATCAGGATGCTCGCAGACGTTCTGTCAATGAAGATGATAACCCACCCTCGCCAGTGGGTGTAGACGTGATGGACAGTCTGATGATCCAACTGCAAGCTCAACAGCAGCCACAGACAATGAGAGGGGGTGCGGGAGGCGTCTATCCTCCTCTTACATCACCGCCCCCGAATTACCACGCTAATGTAACTCCCTCACCTTCCATGATGCCCACCCAGTCACCAGGTAACAGCAAGCTTGGTACCTGGTGTTTGTCCAAGTTTTTGTGAGTGAATGACATCCTGTATTGCTTGTGTCATCCAAGCTTGTCAAGCCTGCCATACAGGATATGAGCTACAGATCTTTGTTTTGGTCACATTGCTGTCATCAACCTCCCTGCTCACTTGGGTGTTTGTTGCAAAAGCCAAATGTGTAAATGTTACAGAATGAGGAAGAGCAAACCACGTGTGCCCATTTTAATTTCGTGAAACCATGAGATCAGTTGTGTTTCTCATGCAACATTCACACACCTCACAGCCATGAGGGAACAAAGCATGCATTTAGTCCTGCTCCTTCCATTCCTCTCCATCTCAGCCCCCCAGCCAGAGGCTGTAGCCCCTTCCGCCCtgcttagtgtgtgtgtgtgtgtgtgtgtgtgtgtgtgtgtgtgtgtgtgtgtgtgtgtgtgtgtgtgtgtgtgtgtgtgtgtgtgtgtgtgtgtgtgtgtaaggagaACCTGTCAACCCCAGAGTCTGAAGAGCTatttggtatgtgtgtgtgtgcacagggaACATCCATGCCTCTGGCTCCCCTAGTGGAGCTCTAAGGGCACCTTCTCCTTTCGGGCCCACCCCGTCTCCATCTTCTCTGGGCATAGCCATGGGCCAGACCAGCTTTGCCAGTCCCCACGGTAAGCAGCAGGGTGGCCCTAAATGCTGGCCTGGTGGTGATTCTGGTCTGCTGGGCAAGGGCTGGAATGGGCTGAACCAAAAATCTTCACTAGGCACTTAGCTGCAGACACTTGCAAGCATATAACAATGGCATTCAATTAGTGGGCACACAGTGGTGTATTCATTTGACTGTGTTGATTGTTGTACATCAAGCATTGTTTGGTTACTGATGGCTGTCTCTCCTTCACCCTAGGTGCTCTGGACCCCAGCTCTCCATATGCCATGGTGTCTCCaagcaacaggggccagtggcCAGGCTCACCCCAGGTCTCAGGGCCTTCTCCTGGGGCAAGGATCCATGGCATGTCCCCTGGCAACCCATCGCTGCACTCGCCTATCCCTGACCCTCATTCTCCACGTGCTGGGACCAGTAAGTTCTGCTATCAGTGGTGCCATGATTATAAATTccctcttgtttgtttttatcagttcattcattttttgtgacattttacacTTGAAGAAAGGAACCTGTCAGTACTCTCCCTGTCAGTGGACATGTATCACAAACTAGGTGACATAGTTTCTAGATAGTCCATTCTaaacttctctctctgtgtcttttgttCAGGTTCACAGGTCATGCCTACCAGTATGCCTCCCCCCCGCAAGCTACCTCAGCGCCCTTGGGCTGCCTCTATTCCTACCATCCTTACCCACAGTGCCCTGCATGTGCTTCTGCTCCCTTCACCCACTCCCTGCCTTGTGCCAGGCTTGGCAGGAAGCTACCTCTGCTCACCGCTTGAGCGATTTCTGGGTTCAGTCATCATGAGACGGCACCTACAGAGGATCATCCAGCAGGAGGCCAATGTAAGTTTCACACAAAATACTCAAAAAGTCCTAGTGTGTTATTGTCCTCTTACAATTACATGATGTCTTCCTAACTTCCACTACTCTGTCACCTCTGCTGCAGTTATCTATTGTAAACTCAAATGAGCCGGGGGTGATCATGTTCAAGACGGAAGTGCTCAAGTGCCGTGTTGCTCTCAACCCAAAGAACTACCAGACGCTGCAGCTCAAAGTCACTCCAGAAAACACAGGGCCCTGGTCCCAGGAGGAGCTTCAAGTGCTGGAGAAGTTCTTTGAGACGCGGGTTAGTATAAGTAGCATCCACTCAAAGCGTTATTGACAAACTattgacatgcacacacaaacacatttgaggCATTAGTACTGGCATGTTGAGACATGGGAACACCTTCCTGCACGTATGATATTCCATGAATGAATCTCCTATTTTCCTCTTTCAAGGTTGCTGGTCCTCCCTTCAAATACAACACTCTAAATGCCTTCACAAAGCTGCTGGGGGCACCCACTAACATCCTCAGGGACTGTGTGCGCATCATGAAGCTCGAACTGGTGAGTAGCCTTTTCTTTTATACGAGGGGTTGGTACATGTATTTAATCATGAATGTGTATGAGCCTCACATgtgaaacaataaatatttttacacaaaacatTGAATGCAACCTAGAAATGCGAAGCCACAATTTTAACCGCACTTTTCAAGcttaacaaacttaataaatacCTTACCAATTATTTTATTATGCTATAGCTGTAAAATAATAGTGGAAACATTGCGATACAGAACAAGTACACCATGCTCAGTTAAACCTTCCTTTCTCATTGCTGTAATTTGTGAGTTTGTGCTCGCATTacacatgcaaatgttttagttatggaaggggaaaaaaggaaggaCGGGTTAAACATCATTTAAGTCAATTTCTTTACCTTTATATAAGTAATTGTAATTACCACTGTGTTTTGCAATAAAAATGTGCCTTTCTTTGTAGTTCCCTGACCAGGCTGCACAGCTGAAGTGGAATGTCCAGTTCTGTCTTACCATCCCTCCCAGTGCTCCTCCCATCGCCCCTCCTGGAACCATCGCTGTGGTGCTCAAGTCCAAGATGCTCTTCTTTGTAAGTCTCAGCCAAACCTCACCATTAGCTCTTGCATACCAGAGTATCATCACGTTGAAACGCATAGAGAAACCTAACCCTATGTGTTTGGTCTCTTTTGCCTCACAGTTGCAGCTGACGCAGCGTATTCCAGTGCCACAGGAGCCGGTGAGCATTATTGTGCCCATTGTGTACGACATGGCCACTGGCCTCACTCAGCAGGCTGACATTCCCAGACAGCACAGCTCCTCTGGGGCAGCAGCTCTCATGGTCTCCAACATCCTAAAGAGGTTCAATGAACTACACCCTGCTAGACAGGGTAAGACTCACACTGAACAATTTACTGTGATGAAAAACTGGTATTACATTTACGACACTGAACCTGataatacagttttttttgcaAGGTTCCTTTTCTTACTCTTTgtgttctctctttctttcaggtgAGTGTACGATATTTGCATCTGTTCACGAGCTGATGGCCAACCTCACTCTGCCCCCCGGTGCCCGTCAGTAGAACAACAAAGCCAGAGCCGGTACTGGAATTTAACTGGAGTCCCTTttgagacagaggaggaggcggccaTCCCTGAGCTAAGAACAAAGGAGAGTTACATCTGTGGTCCTAAGATGTCAAAACCCAACATATGTGTGTCCTCTCTGCTTCAGCCACTGGACTATTGACCTGATGTATAATTGCTGTTGTGAAAGGGAGTAAAATGTACAGACAGTTGTGGACTTCGGTCTTTATTCTTGATAGAAGCTTACAAATAAGATTTGCCGTTACGGTATATCTTGGACATTTGGGACAATTGATGCAAAAGgatataaatgttatttttcctcGAGGTGCACTTGAAACAAAATTATCTATTGAAATTAAGGTTGTTTACGAAAATATGTACATTGTTGTATATTTGAGTTTTGAAAAGAATCAGGTGAGTTAGACTTTTGCTATAGAATTGTCTTcagttctgttttcctttttttttataacgcTGGACTATTATAGGATCGGGAGATATATTCCTTAGCACTATTTAAATGTCTTGCCTTTACTTCCtctgcatttttatttcaatcGTTCTCTTTGGATACTGTAAAACTGTGACAAACTTTATACGCCAGTTGTATTTTATTAAGACCCATTTTGAGTCCTTGCTGAGGATCTGAGACGTCCTGTCTGACTTTGCTATTTAATAAACCACGCCCAGAGTTGGTTTGTGCTTTGAGGATCTTCCACTGGcattacagaaataaatgtcCTGCTTACAACGTtgtactgaagtaaaagtacaagaAGAAGTGGAACAGATATACCAAACCTTCAAAAGCAAATATATAAagatgaatattattattagtattagtattagtattagtattattattatttcaccaCAAAATTTTAGCCTTCATGAATTTACTCTTCAACcctttttggcatttttcaGACTTCACGCAGCGCTACCTAAATTGCTTCCTCAACTCCATCCAGTGTTTACATTCAAAACTAAActgttttcagcatttttgttttctacagTATTTCCGACCATTTCAAGTGTAAATTTATTGGCACCAAGTGCAGttaaaaaccttttttatgTTGCATTACAGATTATGTTGGTGCGGTGTCATGTAAACATTGCTTCAGTGTTTAGCAGGTTGAGGAAGAGAGAATTTAGTCACAAGATTTAATTTGGGATATTAAATCAGTCACAATGCAATTGAATATAACAACGTATTGTGTTTCATACACTGGTCTTGCAACAATGATGTGATTTGTtaactgaaaatgagtttctaaAGTGATTAATCATTCGAGGGACTTTGCCtaaaaaatgttgatcattTCCCTCTACAACCTCCTTATCTGTGAGGATTTGCCTATTTTTATGCTGTTCTGTCATTGTAACTTAATATGTTAAGCATTTGGACAACTGGAAAGAAGCAACCTTGGGTTTTCAGAAATCCCGCTGCTTATTTTTCTATAAAATATCATATAGACCAGTACATAGACTAGGGTTGTTCAAAACCAGtatcacaaaaaacacaaatgcctAAAATGCTGGAATCAGCCTcagtggaaaacaaaaatatatacaccGATATATGCATTGATTCCATGTAATGTATCCATTCATTCATACCTTTATGACATGTAGTGGACTTTTTTATTGCACAAGGAGCCAGTATCCATAAAAGTACATATTTTACTCACCGGTCTCTAAACAGTAATCGTTATCAGCCGATACACACAGATTAGGTATCACAATCAGTATCGGGAAGAAAGGTACATCTGCAATTGAACGAACGATTTATGGagaaaatataatgaaaacaactgttagctgcagctgTACAAATCCAATAAAGTCGAGTAAAAGTACATTATATTTCCCTTTGAATGTTAGTGGAGTATAAGTGTGAAGTAGTATAAAATGAACATCCTTGAGCGAAGCACAAGCAGGCTGCCTGACAATTAAGTGAATGTATATAATCTCCAGCGCTCTCATCAGGTGTGCTTCTGGCTCTCAGTCTGTGGGGAACACTGCTGCATCCTCATCAAGTGATGCTGCGACGATCTTCATCCCTAAAACATGACATCATTCAGaaaggcgtgtgtgtgtgtgtggcgatggaggggagggggggctgTGAGGGGCGTTCAAGACTGCAAATCCAACACCGTGACTGCACGGCTGTAGTTGCAAAGGGCGTGGacattgtgtatttttcttttttcttattctttttttaaattacacgGGAGAAAAGGATGTAGTCTTCTTCACCTTGCGGCTGCGTGCGAGCGGCGTCACCTGCGAGGGAAACGACGAGTTACGTCGAGGGCGGGGGAAGCATCACGGCGGCTTTTATTCACCCTACCCGAACGTGTGGCACTCGAACGCACCCCCCCTCCTCTGCGATGGACAGTTCCGACcaaatgcaataaaataaacaaacagaccacTATCTATTGTCTCTGTCGCCTCAACTGGGCTGTTTGGCTTTGCTCTCCATGAGCTTCATATGGCTGTCAGCAGCGGGACGCATCTAGGAGGACAGTGAGATAATAAACCCGAGCCGGTTCACATCAAGAGATGGCAGTTAGCACATCTGATCCTCTCTGTCAGCCGTGCGCCTACCATGAAGCGTTCAAAGGTGAGTCCCAGCAACACACactcctgttttgtgttttttttaatttttatttcagCTCTTATTGAAATCTCTTCTGCTGTCGGTGTTAACCTGCATCTCGGGAGGAGTGCGCCCGGCAGGAAGACGCTGACCACTCCTCCGCCTCCATCCCTCCGCGGTAGGGTGGATGACATACGCGCGCCGTTTCATAGGCGGCTGtggtgtgcctgtgtgtttgtgtccgtcAAAGATGTGAAGGGAGGAAGGTGATGTAATGGGAGGCAGGCCTGCTGGTTTTCAGTTTGCTGTCTGTGTGCCCAGTGGAGCTACAGGTGAAGAGACCTCTGATGCCCGTCCAGCTGAGCCCGGAGCAGGTGGGTCTGGAGATGCTGTGCCTCTGTGGGCAGCTGGACCTCCTCATCAGGGCGCAGATGCAGCAGGTAGGGCTGACCTGAGGGACTCAGTGCCAACACTTTCACCGCTGCTGACCAAACTCACACATGTTTCCCTGCCACGTTTCTCCTCAGTTTTTTCGTCAGTTGCAGTCGAGCTGAAAAGTTAGATTCAAGTCAAAGTCCCATCAAAAAGTGATTGGGGCCATGTGCTTCTTCTCCATCAGCAAATAATTGGGCAATCTTGGAAGCACAGTATGCATCTATTAGAATTTAGTCAATCAGACTAAATGGGTGTGCTGCACATTAATTACAACAGCTAATGTGGGTCTTCCATCACCTTAAAGGGAGATGACAAGAAACAATGAGCCGATGCACATACTGATGTCCATCGAGCTGCAAATAGGAGCTTAAAGTGCACATcatctgtctctttgttttacAGCAGGTTTTCTTGAAATTGTTATTCCTGCAATTTATTTTACATCGTACTGCTTACATGGAAACCcactaaaaatgaaaaatcacagtcaaattaaaaaaaagtgaaggaaaCTTTTTTTACTTCCTGCCTTTAAttcaaaatgcttttaaaaatgtaggGTTCTACCAGCCAAGATCTGACTCCAGATAATTCACAGTTAGGCCAAAACTCACatactttctcttttttatatttttgttttttcattaaatcGTAAGCGACAGTCCTCTACACAAGAGCAAGTTGTGGGCTCTGCCTTCCTCAATGTGAGTCAAATTTCCTCTTTTCTGGTGTATTTGAATTTTGGATGTCAGTTTACTGAGGAGGTCGTTGGCAACTTAAACATGATCCATCTAAACATCCCAAGACTTATTAAGTGTTTAGAACTGTGTTGTCTGTCCTACTGTTGATTAAGCTCGCTTTGCATCGATGCTCCTCTTCTTGTCCTGTGGCATTATTTATAGTTTCTGTGTTACAGTTCCAGGAGCAGCTAGGACAAGGCTGTAGCCCAGAGGAGTCAGATACTTTCCAGGCCCaaggtcagtgtgacagcaTCAGTGTGTTCAGTTTGCCTTGGATAGCCTCCTGTGTGTCTGAAGTGTTCTGTGCCTTATTCTTAAAGGATCAGAGATTCTCGACCAGATGCTGCAGTGCCTTGAACATCTACCAAAGCCTATGCCACAGCTGGAGGTATTTCATCTGACAAGTAGTATTCACTTCAAATTCTTCCCTGGAAGCACTTGAAACAAGGAGGCTGTAATGTGACGTCACCGCTACATGCTGCACCAGAAACCATTCATTTGTATGTGTTTCCTCAGGACTATCTGGACATGGTGGGTCTATCAGCAATGTTTCCTCGGGTAGAGGTGTTCCTTATTCAAGGCAGCCCGGTGGACATGCTGGAGAGGCCGCCGATGGACGGTAAGAGGATGTTTGTCCCTTTCCAGGGGGAAGCATGTATTTAAGCATTTCAGTTATATgctaatttttttaaacaagattTCAAGCTagtatcattattttttattacacttGACAGTAACAGCTGCTTGTTGCTATGTAGATTGCGACTTTACTTGAAAACACAAGACTGGCTGAAAGAATATGATTCACTGTCATAGATAAAAGGCAAATCAATTGTTTAGAATATATTTAAAATTGGCTCCACATTGAATTTCAATTATGTTGTTCGTTTTGTAATATCAGTTAATACGTGTTAACAAGTGATTCATATGTAAATTTAAAACACTCACAGAGCCATTATACTGCATAATGACACTTCTGTACATATccttaaaggaacagtaaaCCCAGAAATGAAAAGTCAGTCATTATCTATTCACCCCCCTGCCAGTGTAAAGCCGGGTGACGTTTTgtcatccacaaaacatttctggagcttcacagcggtGCAATATTGTCTTAGACAGCTGAAATAGAAGGGGACTTGAAGAAACATCAAGCGGCTCCATACAGCACATCTgtaaccaacaaaccaacaaacaaaacgtTGACATGGTTGCTGTGCCTCTGAGCcgacagtacacagtataaatatacATCACACAGTATGAATAGAGACTGCAGCCTGTTATGCAGGTGTCTGATGAACATGTAACAGACAGAAAATCACagatgaaattcaaactttaatgttgtggcttaacaaaaagaaaatccagaaGTTTAATGTGTTCAACAGAAgctttgtttgtgtgaaaatgAACAATCAGGGTATCAGCAGGTGCACCACATCCTGACACGTCTAATGAGTGATAAAAACTGTGAGAATCACACAGGAACTGATCTCGCACAAACCACAAGACCAGACAGCTAAAGCAGACGCAGAACCAGCTGTCAGAAATTCTCCAGATATCAGCCCTCGGAGAAATGAAGTGATCATCCAGCAAAACTGTTTGCCGTCCGCAGCACAGGCAGCAGCTGAGATAATCCAGAGTAGCCTACTAACTGCTAAAGaaatcatttctttatttgaacCCACCCATGAATCAAGTTCATCACAGTCTAATTTCCAAGTAAACTATATTGACTAACTTTAATCATGTTAATGTCTGATTACACTTAAACTGCAGGTTTATCAATGGACACCCCGAGAAAATCTGTGTAGATATTGTTGGGTCCAGGAAATAAAATTAAACCTTGTAATTAATATCAGATGAGCTGCTGGTgggtgaagaaaaacatgtcattAAAGAATAAAACCTCACATAAGCTTCACTATAAGAAACGACACAAGTGCGTCCCTGCTAGGGTTATTACGCACGCGGGACATAAGTTTaactttattgattatttaaatctATCGACAAGTTTTAGTTCTAAGTTATTATTTAAACAATTATACATGAAGGCATTTGTTGGCATGAATTCATCCGACGTGTCTACAGCTGTTGAAGCCGCCTGACAGCTGATCCGGCCGTCATCAGCAACGGACGGTGCTTCTCACTTCCCGAACTCACGCCCGCGATTTATTCGTATTTCACGCGCCAGTTTTAGTCATCCGCGCGCgcgtttaaaaacaaacaaacaaacacttaatGGCGCCTCCCGGCCTCCGTAGGCGGAAGTTTCCATTAACATTTGATAAGATATTGTAAGAATGTGTTAAGTTTCACGTTTAAAACTTGATCATTTATACTAGAATGACgtgaaaaaatgtatattgttaCAGTATATTGTTACGATCTGCGGTAGATTAGGATCCTATAAA from Sparus aurata chromosome 9, fSpaAur1.1, whole genome shotgun sequence encodes:
- the med14 gene encoding mediator of RNA polymerase II transcription subunit 14 isoform X1; protein product: MAPVQIGSDGQLVPLGGPVVSGPQPPPPGAPATQGVRLSLLIEFLLQRTYHEITLLAELLPRKTDMERKIEIVQFASRTRQLFVRLLALVKWASNAGKVEKCAMISSFLDQQTILFVDTADRLASLARDALVHARLPSFAIPFAIDVLTTGSYPRLPTCIRDKIIPPDPITKSEKHTTLNQLNQILRHRLVTTDLPPQLANLTVANGRVKFRVEGEFEATLTVMGDDPDIPWRLLKLEVLVEDKETGDGRALVHSLQVNFIHELVQARLCADEKPLQDMYNCLHSFCLSLQLEVLHSQTLMLIRERWGDLVQEERYVPAKYLTLSVWNQQVLGRKTGTASVHKVTIKIDESDGSKPLQISHEPPLPACDSKLMERAMKIDHLSVEKLLIDSVHARSHQKLQELKAILKASNPSDNSFIETALPTLVIPILEPCGRSECLHIFVDLHSGMFQPMLYGLDQSMLDDIEKTINDDMKRIISWLQQLKFWLGEQRSRQSVKHLPTVCTDVLHLSNSASHPVGNLSKHKLFIKLTRLPQYYIVVEMLEVPSSPTALQYKYSFLSVTQLEGEDGPMCAQLLQHFKPNLEHLVQDTTTGRGARPGTKRKISGDQGDPEPKKPKRSGEMCAFNKELAHLVAMCDTNMPFIGLRTELSNMEIPNQGVQVEGDGSSHAIRLLKIPPCKGVGEETRRALERSLLDCTFRLQGRNNRTWVTELVLANCPLNSTHSKEQASTRHVYLTYENPLSEPVGGRKVVEMFLNDWSAISQLYQCVLNFSRALPEMPSSLSLFSEVRLYNYRKLVLCYGTTKGSSVTIQWNSSSHRFHLALGTVGPNSGCSNCHNIILHQLQEMFNKCPNVMQLLQVLSDTQAPLNAINKLPTVPMLGLTQRTNTAYQCFSILPQSATHIRLAFRNMYCIDIYCRSRGVVAIRDGAYSLFDNTKIVEGFYPAPGLKTFLNMFVDSNQDARRRSVNEDDNPPSPVGVDVMDSLMIQLQAQQQPQTMRGGAGGVYPPLTSPPPNYHANVTPSPSMMPTQSPGNIHASGSPSGALRAPSPFGPTPSPSSLGIAMGQTSFASPHGALDPSSPYAMVSPSNRGQWPGSPQVSGPSPGARIHGMSPGNPSLHSPIPDPHSPRAGTSSQVMPTSMPPPRKLPQRPWAASIPTILTHSALHVLLLPSPTPCLVPGLAGSYLCSPLERFLGSVIMRRHLQRIIQQEANLSIVNSNEPGVIMFKTEVLKCRVALNPKNYQTLQLKVTPENTGPWSQEELQVLEKFFETRVAGPPFKYNTLNAFTKLLGAPTNILRDCVRIMKLELFPDQAAQLKWNVQFCLTIPPSAPPIAPPGTIAVVLKSKMLFFLQLTQRIPVPQEPVSIIVPIVYDMATGLTQQADIPRQHSSSGAAALMVSNILKRFNELHPARQGECTIFASVHELMANLTLPPGARQ
- the med14 gene encoding mediator of RNA polymerase II transcription subunit 14 isoform X2; this encodes MAPVQIGSDGQLVPLGGPVVSGPQPPPPGAPATQGVRLSLLIEFLLQRTYHEITLLAELLPRKTDMERKIEIVQFASRTRQLFVRLLALVKWASNAGKVEKCAMISSFLDQQTILFVDTADRLASLARDALVHARLPSFAIPFAIDVLTTGSYPRLPTCIRDKIIPPDPITKSEKHTTLNQLNQILRHRLVTTDLPPQLANLTVANGRVKFRVEGEFEATLTVMGDDPDIPWRLLKLEVLVEDKETGDGRALVHSLQVNFIHELVQARLCADEKPLQDMYNCLHSFCLSLQLEVLHSQTLMLIRERWGDLVQEERYVPAKYLTLSVWNQQVLGRKTGTASVHKVTIKIDESDGSKPLQISHEPPLPACDSKLMERAMKIDHLSVEKLLIDSVHARSHQKLQELKAILKASNPSDNSFIETALPTLVIPILEPCGRSECLHIFVDLHSGMFQPMLYGLDQSMLDDIEKTINDDMKRIISWLQQLKFWLGEQRSRQSVKHLPTVCTDVLHLSNSASHPVGNLSKHKLFIKLTRLPQYYIVVEMLEVPSSPTALQYKYSFLSVTQLEGEDGPMCAQLLQHFKPNLEHLVQDTTTGRGARPGTKRKISGDQGDPEPKKPKRSGEMCAFNKELAHLVAMCDTNMPFIGLRTELSNMEIPNQGVQVEGDGSSHAIRLLKIPPCKGVGEETRRALERSLLDCTFRLQGRNNRTWVTELVLANCPLNSTHSKEQASTRHVYLTYENPLSEPVGGRKVVEMFLNDWSAISQLYQCVLNFSRALPEMPSSLSLFSEVRLYNYRKLVLCYGTTKGSSVTIQWNSSSHRFHLALGTVGPNSGCSNCHNIILHQLQEMFNKCPNVMQLLQVLSDTQAPLNAINKLPTVPMLGLTQRTNTAYQCFSILPQSATHIRLAFRNMYCIDIYCRSRGVVAIRDGAYSLFDNTKIVEGFYPAPGLKTFLNMFVDSNQDARRRSVNEDDNPPSPVGVDVMDSLMIQLQAQQQPQTMRGGAGGVYPPLTSPPPNYHANVTPSPSMMPTQSPGALDPSSPYAMVSPSNRGQWPGSPQVSGPSPGARIHGMSPGNPSLHSPIPDPHSPRAGTSSQVMPTSMPPPRKLPQRPWAASIPTILTHSALHVLLLPSPTPCLVPGLAGSYLCSPLERFLGSVIMRRHLQRIIQQEANLSIVNSNEPGVIMFKTEVLKCRVALNPKNYQTLQLKVTPENTGPWSQEELQVLEKFFETRVAGPPFKYNTLNAFTKLLGAPTNILRDCVRIMKLELFPDQAAQLKWNVQFCLTIPPSAPPIAPPGTIAVVLKSKMLFFLQLTQRIPVPQEPVSIIVPIVYDMATGLTQQADIPRQHSSSGAAALMVSNILKRFNELHPARQGECTIFASVHELMANLTLPPGARQ